The Bacteroidota bacterium genome contains a region encoding:
- a CDS encoding ROK family protein, giving the protein MRFGMDFGGTNLKAGVFTESGESVVFEQTPLRAHLQGDLLDNLIVYALRLTGGYDLTVGGLAIKGLVDSGAGRVVEDLGEGNLLAGADLRGAFGRALGIPFAVENDARAYAWGEWRFGAGQGTAVMVCFTLGTGVGGATVAHGAPYIGADPLSGIHGGHLTIDRNGPRCPCGSRGCLELYCSATAFRARVEDAHLDLPSAVGATLPAFFEAVRTHGAPYQATLDRYLDDLALGVVNAVHAFGPDLVVLGGGVMNSADCILPGLAERVGAAAWTVPRGGVRVAAAALGSRAAALGAAFHPSLEHPAGMPRPSPTG; this is encoded by the coding sequence ATGCGATTCGGCATGGATTTCGGCGGGACTAACCTCAAGGCGGGCGTGTTCACCGAGTCCGGGGAGAGCGTCGTCTTCGAGCAGACCCCGCTGCGCGCCCACCTCCAGGGCGACCTGCTGGACAACCTCATCGTCTACGCGCTGCGCCTGACCGGCGGCTACGACCTCACCGTGGGCGGGCTTGCCATCAAGGGCCTCGTCGACTCCGGCGCGGGCCGCGTCGTCGAAGACCTCGGCGAGGGCAACCTCCTAGCGGGGGCCGACCTGCGCGGGGCGTTCGGGCGAGCCCTCGGCATTCCGTTCGCCGTCGAGAATGACGCGCGAGCGTACGCGTGGGGCGAATGGCGCTTCGGGGCGGGGCAGGGGACGGCGGTGATGGTCTGCTTCACGCTCGGCACGGGCGTGGGCGGGGCCACCGTGGCGCACGGCGCGCCCTACATCGGGGCCGACCCGCTCAGCGGCATCCACGGCGGCCACCTCACCATCGACCGGAACGGGCCGCGCTGCCCCTGCGGCAGCCGGGGCTGCCTCGAACTCTACTGCTCGGCGACGGCCTTCAGGGCACGCGTCGAGGACGCGCACCTGGACCTCCCGTCGGCCGTCGGGGCCACGCTCCCCGCCTTCTTCGAGGCCGTCCGCACACACGGCGCGCCGTACCAAGCCACGCTCGACCGCTACCTCGACGACCTCGCGCTCGGCGTCGTCAACGCGGTCCACGCCTTCGGGCCGGACCTCGTCGTGCTCGGCGGCGGCGTGATGAACAGCGCCGACTGCATCCTGCCAGGCCTCGCCGAGCGCGTCGGCGCGGCGGCATGGACGGTCCCGCGCGGCGGCGTCCGCGTGGCGGCGGCGGCACTCGGCAGCCGGGCCGCGGCGCTCGGCGCGGCGTTCCACCCGTCGCTGGAGCACCCCGCCGGCATGCCCCGGCCATCGCCGACAGGCTAG